GGGACCGTGCCGCAGCCGCCGGTGTGCCGGGGCTCGGCGGCGAGAACATCGCCCGGGGCCAGGCCGACGCGCAGGCCGTGATGGACGCCTGGATGGCCAGCGAGGGCCACCGCGCGAACATACTCAACTGCGCCTACACGACGCTCGGCGTCGGCGTGCACTTCGGCTCCGGCGGCCCCTGGTGGACGCAGGACTTCGGCGTCTGAGCCGACCCCGCCCGCGCCGGCTCAGACCGTGCGGGGCGGGCGCTGGCAGCGCGGGCAGAAGTAACTGGAGCGGTTCATCCACGGGCGGCGCCGCATCGGTGTCCCGCAGCGGTGGCAGGGCTCGTCCTCGCGCCCGTACGCGTCCAGCGACCGGTCGAAGTAGCCGGACTCCCCGTTCACGTTGACGTACAGGCTGTCGAAACTGGTGCCGCCCTGGGCGAGCGCCTCGCTCATCACGTCCCGGACGTGGCCGAGCAGTTCGGTGGTCCGGGGCCGGGTGAGGGACGCCGTGGGCCGCTCGTAGTGCAGCCGGCTGCGCCAGAGCGCCTCGTCCGCGTAGATGTTGCCGACCCCGCTGATCAGGGACTGGTCGAGCAGGGCGCGCTTGAGCGTCGTACGCCGCAGGCGCAGCGCCGTGTGGAACGCCGCGTCGTCGAAGGCGGGGTCGAGCGGGTCGCGGGCGATGTGCGCGATGACGTCGGGCAGCCCGTCCGGCGCGGTTTCGTGGAGCGACAGCCCGCCGAAGGTCCGCTGGTCCACGAAGCGCAGTTCGGTGCCGAGCCCGTCGGCGAAGCGGACCCTGATCCGCAGGTGCTTCTCGTCGGGCGCGCCGGACGGCCGGACCAGCAGCTGACCGCTCATCCCGAGATGGCCCAGCAGCGAGGAGGACCCCTCGTCCAGCGGGATCCACAGGTACTTGCCGCGCCGCATCGCCGTGCCGAAGCCCGTGCCCCTCAGCCGGGCCGCGAAGTCCTCGCCGCCCGCGAGGTGGCGCCGGACCGCGCGCGGGTGCAGGACCTCGACGTCCTCGGCGGTGCGTCCGGAGACCCAGCGCGCGAGACCTCTCCGTACGACTTCGACCTCGGGCAGTTCGGGCACGGTGGCGCTCCTTCGGAGGGCGGGACGGGCGGATCGGGGACACGGGGCGGGCGGGGACGGCGAAAGCCCCCCGGTGCACCAGGGCACCGGGGGGCTTTCGAGGGGTCAGGCCGGAGCGGCGTCCGTGTGCGGCGGGTCGGCAGGGGTGTCGGCGGCCCCTCCGTCGGCTGCGGCCTTCGCCGCCGCCTCCCGCGCTTCCGCGGCGGCGCTGATCTCGCGCCAGGCGGACTCCGCCGCCTGCTGCTCCGCTTCCTTCTTGCTACGGCCGGTGCCGGTGCCGTACGAGACACCACCGACGCGAGCAGCAGCAGTGAAGGTCTTCTCGTGGTCCGGGCCGGTCTCCGTGACGAGGTACTCGGGCACGCCGAGGCTCTCGCTCGCGGTGAGCTCCTGGAGACTGGTCTTCCAGTCCAGGCCGGCACCGAGGTTGGAGGACCTGTCGATCAGCGGGTCGAAAAGCCGGTGCACCAGCTCCGAGGCCGCGTCCAGGCCCTGGTCGAGATAGACGGCGCCGATCACCGCTTCAAGGGTGTCGGCGAGGATGGAAGCCTTGTCCCGGCCACCCGTGCCCTCTTCACCGCGGCCGAGCCGGATGAAGGAGCCGAGTTCGAGCCCGCGGCCCACTTCGGCGAGCGCACGCGAGTTGACCACCGCGGCCCGGAGCTTGGCCAGCTGGCCCTCCGGGAGATCCGGGTGGGTGCGGTACAGCGTGTCCGTGACCACCAGGCCGAGCACGGAGTCCCCGAGGAACTCCAGACGCTCGTTGGTGGGCAGACCGCCGTGCTCGTACGCGTACGAACGGTGGGTCAGCGCACGCACCAGAAGGGCGGACTCGAGGTGATACCCGAGCCGCCCTTCCAGAAGCGTGTGGGACGAGGCTGAGTTGATGTTGTCTGCCTGCTTCTTGGCGTGGGACAACTCAGACATCGGGCCTCTCACCAGCCGCTCAGACCTCGAGGACCTGGCGCTTGTTGTAGGTGCCGCAGCTCGGGCACGCGATGTGCTGCAGCTTCGGCTCCTGGCAACGCTCGCACGAAACCAGGGTGGGGACCGCAGCCTTCCACTGCGACCGGCGGTGGCGCGTGTTGCTGCGCGACATCTTCCGCTTCGGAACAGCCACGGCTACTTCTCCTGCTTCTCGTCGACGCCCGGTTCGGCGCCGCCCATGTTGTCCTTCTCGCCGTCCTGAACGGTCTCGGCGAGTCCTTGCAGTGCCGCCCAACGGATGTCGACGGCATCGTGGTGATGGTCCGGATTCTCGTCCAGCCTGACTCCGCACTCGGAGCACAGGCCGGCACAGGTCTCCTTGCACACCGGCTGCAACGGCAGTGCGAGCACCACCGCGTCACGCAGCACAGGCTCGAGGTCGAACGAGTCGTCCTCGAGGAAGTACCTGTCCTCGTCGTCCTCGGCGTCGTCGACCGGGTCCGCGGTACGCCCGCGGTTCCGGTCATCGGCGTCAGGGTACGAGAACATTTCCTGGAAGTCCGCTGCGACCTCGATCGTCAGCGGCTCCAGACACCTTACGCACTCCCCTTCGGCCGTCGCACGGGCGGTGCCTGTGACGAGCACCCCTTCCATGACGGATTCGAGGCGGAGCTCCAGCTCCATGGGCGCCTTCTCCGGCACACCGACGACTCCGTCGATGCCGAGGTCCTTCGGCGCCTCCACCGTGCGGGAGAACCGCTTCATGGCACCGGGACGCCGGCCCAGCTCGCGTGTGTCGAACACGAGAGGGCTGCGGTGGTCGAGGTGGCCGTTCAGGGCTTCTCCTGCTTTCGGGATCATGTGCGTGTGCGGCTTCGGGAGGCCCGCTCCGTCCCCTGAAGGGGAAGCGGGCAGCCGGGATCGCGGATATACGCGCGACCGAAGAGCCAGGATACTGGACGTACCGCCCAGCCCCCAAACCGCTCCCCCGCCGCCCGGTTTTCCGGGGCGTCCGGCTCAGCCGCCCTGCTCGTACCGGCGCAGCTGGTCCAGGTCGATCATGCTCGTGTCGAAGAGGCTGGTCTCGTCCAGTGCGCCGTCGCCCTGCCGGGCGGGCGCCTGGGCCTGCTGGGGCCAGCCGTAGCCCTGCTGCTGGTCCGGGTCGTACGCCTGCTGCTGGTAGGCGTACGCGTCGGGCTGCTGCTGGTAGCCGTAGCCCTCCGGCGGGAGCGGCTGGTCCTGGTAGGCGTACGTCTGCGCGTACTGCGGTTCCTGCTGGGCCTGGCCGGGGAAACCGGAGGGCGCGGGGTCCCCGTATCCGGCCGCCGGCGCGAAGTCCTGCGGGGTGGGGTCCGCGTAGGAGGGGGCCTGCGGGGCCGGGTCCCCGTAGGCGGGGTCCCGGGGGGCGGGCTGCGGGGCGGCGAGCTCGGCCAGGCCCGCCCAGTGGTCCTCGTCGCTGGTGTGCACCGGGCCGCCGGCCGCGTCCTGTGCCGCCATGTGCGCGCCGAGCTCGTCGGTGGCGACCCGGCCGTGCAGCTTCTGCCTGCCGCGCCCGACGGCCTCCAGCGTCTTGGCGAGGACGGCCTCGAAGGCGCCGAACTTGGCGTCCACGTACGCGTCGGCACGCTGCCTGAGGGTCTCGGGGTCGGCGCTGCGCTCGGGCGCCTCGGTGTAGTCGGGGTCCTCGTAGCCCTGCCCGTCGAGGCCCGGACCGCGGCCCAGGAGCTTCTCGCGGCCCCGGTCGACGGAGCCGAGGGTCTTGGTGAGGACGACCTCGAAGTTGGCCAGCTTGCTGTCGACGTACTCGTCGGCCTCGGCGCGGACCTCGTCGGCC
This DNA window, taken from Streptomyces nitrosporeus, encodes the following:
- the mutM gene encoding bifunctional DNA-formamidopyrimidine glycosylase/DNA-(apurinic or apyrimidinic site) lyase, yielding MPELPEVEVVRRGLARWVSGRTAEDVEVLHPRAVRRHLAGGEDFAARLRGTGFGTAMRRGKYLWIPLDEGSSSLLGHLGMSGQLLVRPSGAPDEKHLRIRVRFADGLGTELRFVDQRTFGGLSLHETAPDGLPDVIAHIARDPLDPAFDDAAFHTALRLRRTTLKRALLDQSLISGVGNIYADEALWRSRLHYERPTASLTRPRTTELLGHVRDVMSEALAQGGTSFDSLYVNVNGESGYFDRSLDAYGREDEPCHRCGTPMRRRPWMNRSSYFCPRCQRPPRTV
- the rnc gene encoding ribonuclease III translates to MSELSHAKKQADNINSASSHTLLEGRLGYHLESALLVRALTHRSYAYEHGGLPTNERLEFLGDSVLGLVVTDTLYRTHPDLPEGQLAKLRAAVVNSRALAEVGRGLELGSFIRLGRGEEGTGGRDKASILADTLEAVIGAVYLDQGLDAASELVHRLFDPLIDRSSNLGAGLDWKTSLQELTASESLGVPEYLVTETGPDHEKTFTAAARVGGVSYGTGTGRSKKEAEQQAAESAWREISAAAEAREAAAKAAADGGAADTPADPPHTDAAPA
- the rpmF gene encoding 50S ribosomal protein L32 yields the protein MAVPKRKMSRSNTRHRRSQWKAAVPTLVSCERCQEPKLQHIACPSCGTYNKRQVLEV
- a CDS encoding YceD family protein; translation: MIPKAGEALNGHLDHRSPLVFDTRELGRRPGAMKRFSRTVEAPKDLGIDGVVGVPEKAPMELELRLESVMEGVLVTGTARATAEGECVRCLEPLTIEVAADFQEMFSYPDADDRNRGRTADPVDDAEDDEDRYFLEDDSFDLEPVLRDAVVLALPLQPVCKETCAGLCSECGVRLDENPDHHHDAVDIRWAALQGLAETVQDGEKDNMGGAEPGVDEKQEK
- a CDS encoding ATP synthase F0 subunit B, yielding MDVQKKLDGIVDTVKSARSMPMSASCVVNRAELLAMLQEVREALPGSLAHAEEVLGGREQVVEEARREAERIIESARAERGTLIAGTEVVMRSQAEADRLLTEARREADEVRAEADEYVDSKLANFEVVLTKTLGSVDRGREKLLGRGPGLDGQGYEDPDYTEAPERSADPETLRQRADAYVDAKFGAFEAVLAKTLEAVGRGRQKLHGRVATDELGAHMAAQDAAGGPVHTSDEDHWAGLAELAAPQPAPRDPAYGDPAPQAPSYADPTPQDFAPAAGYGDPAPSGFPGQAQQEPQYAQTYAYQDQPLPPEGYGYQQQPDAYAYQQQAYDPDQQQGYGWPQQAQAPARQGDGALDETSLFDTSMIDLDQLRRYEQGG